A single region of the Rhodococcus sp. W8901 genome encodes:
- a CDS encoding VOC family protein — MAHVQRFDHVGITVADLDAATAFFVGLGLEVEGTGSVEGEFVETVCGIPGAHCNIVMLRPPGGGSRLELSAFVTPDHVPGSPTAMANELGLRNVSFEVGDLQAAVDAVAADGYGLVGGIGEYENSVRMAYVRGPEGIIVSLFEQIG; from the coding sequence GCATCACCGTCGCGGACCTCGACGCGGCAACCGCGTTCTTCGTCGGACTCGGTCTCGAGGTGGAGGGCACCGGGTCCGTGGAGGGTGAGTTCGTCGAGACCGTGTGCGGCATCCCCGGTGCGCACTGCAACATCGTGATGCTGCGGCCGCCCGGCGGCGGGTCCCGGCTGGAACTCTCGGCCTTCGTCACGCCCGATCACGTGCCGGGATCGCCGACAGCGATGGCCAACGAGCTCGGGCTGCGCAACGTGTCCTTCGAGGTCGGCGATCTTCAGGCGGCCGTCGACGCGGTGGCTGCGGACGGGTACGGGCTCGTCGGTGGCATCGGCGAGTACGAGAACAGCGTGCGCATGGCTTACGTGCGTGGGCCCGAAGGGATCATCGTGTCCCTGTTCGAGCAGATCGGCTGA
- a CDS encoding VOC family protein: MAPFPALTHIAVTVSDMAVSTEWYTRLFGSPPVLDEDEESGAFHHAVFVLGGGTMFGLHTHTGERPDAEFDERRIGLDHVAFACTTGELEFWRDRLDELGIAHGGIKTAAYGSGLSFRDPDNIALEFFAPPG; encoded by the coding sequence GTGGCGCCGTTCCCAGCTCTAACCCACATCGCGGTCACGGTGTCCGACATGGCCGTCAGCACCGAGTGGTACACGCGCCTGTTCGGGTCGCCGCCGGTGCTCGACGAGGACGAGGAATCCGGGGCCTTCCATCACGCCGTCTTCGTGCTCGGCGGCGGGACCATGTTCGGCCTGCACACCCACACCGGCGAGCGCCCGGACGCAGAGTTCGACGAACGACGGATCGGCCTCGACCACGTCGCATTCGCCTGCACCACCGGCGAACTCGAATTCTGGCGGGATCGTCTCGACGAGCTCGGCATCGCGCACGGCGGCATCAAGACCGCCGCCTACGGTTCCGGGCTGTCCTTCCGCGACCCCGACAACATCGCGCTCGAGTTCTTCGCGCCGCCCGGCTGA